The following proteins come from a genomic window of Anguilla rostrata isolate EN2019 chromosome 17, ASM1855537v3, whole genome shotgun sequence:
- the LOC135243928 gene encoding protein NATD1-like — protein sequence MALRLLCSHSNAFRQKNFLMCNFKTAKTSLSITSLAGNSKIEHDRHRKCFTLSLGNDAGNLETAVLIYEFTGDREVHLLTTNVPVRFRGKGVAALLAKSALDFVVEENLKARISCWYIKKYITENPKSEYKDKIVH from the exons ATGGCGTTACGGTTATTGTGCTCCCATTCAAATGcattcagacaaaaaaattTTCTCATGTGCAATTTCAAAACGGCAAAGACTTCATTGAGCATCACAAGTCTTGCAGGCAACTCTAAGATTGAACACGATAGACATCGGAAGTGCTTCACACTTAGCCTGGGTAACGATG CAGGAAATCTGGAGACAGCTGTGCTGATATATGAATTCACGGGGGACAGAGAAGTACATTTGTTGACAACAAACGTTCCTGTCCGATTCAGGGGTAAAGGTGTCGCAGCGCTATTAGCTAAG aGTGCCTTGGACTTTGTCGTGGAAGAAAACCTGAAGGCGCGTATATCTTGTTGGTATATTAAGAAATATATAACAGAAAACCCCAAGTCTGAATATAAAGACAAAATTGTTCATTAG
- the LOC135243927 gene encoding germ cell-specific gene 1-like protein yields the protein MKIARQRRAYLALALNMVALTFAVSAVSTSYWCEGTRKVVKPFCAGPVTVKQTYCIRFNSSNLNDSRLVQYIWETGEDKFIMRKFHTGIWVSCEQSVNMIGFTCRNFLEIAPAHERGVLWLCIVAECLYISLLSMGGVLMCAEMCCRCDLMNGLKMNAFAAVFTALSGLLGMVAHMMFTTIFQLSVSLGPEDWRPKTWDYSWSYLLAWSSFAACMASAVTTLNRYTKTIIEFRRKRRVLEKHLRLEEKLLELHSPAQLWDVYISTAPATTEDLPEPSGKPPGDSVVLEVGDKPDVPETRPEEHC from the exons ATGAAGATCGCCCGGCAGCGCAGGGCCTACCTGGCCCTCGCCCTCAACATGGTGGCGCTGACGTTCGCCGTGTCCGCGGTGAGCACCAGCTACTGGTGCGAGGGCACGCGGAAGGTGGTGAAGCCCTTCTGCGCGGGCCCCGTCACGGTGAAGCAGACCTACTGCATCCGCTTCAACAGCTCCAACCTCAACGACAGCCGGCTGGTGCAGTACATCTGGGAGACGGGCGAGGACAAGTTCATCATGCGCAAGTTCCACACGGGCATCTGGGTGTCCTGCGAGCAGAGCGTGAACATGATCG gATTTACCTGTCGGAATTTTTTAGAAATTGCACCTGCGCATGAAAGAG gggTCCTGTGGCTGTGCATCGTGGCGGAATGCCTGTACATCAGCCTGCTGTCCATGGGCGGGGTCCTCATGTGTGCCGAAATGTGCTGCCGCTGCGACCTCATGAACGGACTCAAGATGAACGCCTTCGCCGCGGTATTCACCGCCCTGTCCG GCCTGTTGGGGATGGTAGCGCACATGATGTTCACCACGATCTTCCAGCTGAGCGTGAGTCTGGGCCCGGAAGACTGGAGGCCGAAGACCTGGGATTACAGCTGGTCCTACCT cttGGCGTGGAGCTCGTTCGCCGCCTGCATGGCCTCCGCGGTGACGACGCTCAACCGCTACACGAAGACGATCATCGAGTTCCGGCGCAAGCGGCGGGTCCTGGAGAAGCACCTGAGGCTGGAGGAGAAGCTGCTGGAGCTCCACTCCCCGGCGCAGCTGTGGGACGTGTACATAAGCACCGCCCCGGCCACCACCGAGGACCTTCCGGAGCCTTCCGGCAAGCCGCCAGGAGACTCCGTCGTCCTGGAGGTCGGGGATAAGCCAGATGTTCCCGAGACTCGGCCTGAGGAACACTGCTGA